The following proteins come from a genomic window of Ornithinimicrobium cryptoxanthini:
- a CDS encoding universal stress protein, which produces MPVAVAFNARPKGRSAILAAMEWARVHETSVLVLHVQDTGVTGTAGLPADDASVESVREQVAAITADLTDPSTPQWQVISLTSAGDVASALLEMVRAHDVDVLVVGSQKRSELGKYLAGRTVQRVLLDSPVPVLVVKSSPKA; this is translated from the coding sequence ATGCCCGTCGCCGTTGCCTTCAACGCGAGGCCCAAGGGTCGTAGCGCCATCTTGGCGGCCATGGAGTGGGCCAGGGTCCACGAGACCTCCGTGCTGGTGCTCCACGTGCAGGACACCGGAGTGACCGGCACCGCGGGGCTTCCCGCCGACGATGCCAGTGTCGAGTCGGTGCGGGAGCAGGTCGCGGCGATCACGGCCGACCTCACGGATCCCTCGACGCCGCAGTGGCAGGTCATCTCCCTGACCTCGGCCGGAGATGTGGCCTCCGCACTCCTGGAGATGGTGAGAGCCCACGACGTCGACGTGCTGGTCGTCGGCTCTCAGAAGCGCTCGGAGCTGGGCAAATATCTTGCCGGCAGGACGGTGCAGCGGGTCCTCCTCGACTCGCCGGTGCCCGTGCTGGTGGTCAAGAGCAGTCCGAAGGCGTAG
- a CDS encoding DUF3099 domain-containing protein: MRRRQVAQGVTTARRSAKEDREHRMRTYLIAMLIRTISFPLAVWALLSGWLVVGLIFAAAAIFLPQIAVTIANAVDRRTVPDAAPVSPIRALPEGGPPRPHPTAHPDGHHHRPDGAPSTDGRDDGL; the protein is encoded by the coding sequence GTGAGACGCAGGCAGGTGGCCCAAGGGGTGACGACGGCCAGACGATCCGCCAAGGAGGATCGTGAGCACCGCATGCGCACCTACCTGATCGCCATGCTGATCCGGACCATCTCCTTCCCCCTCGCCGTCTGGGCGCTGCTCAGCGGGTGGCTGGTGGTCGGGCTGATCTTCGCCGCGGCGGCGATCTTCCTGCCGCAGATTGCCGTCACGATCGCCAATGCGGTCGACCGCCGCACCGTGCCCGACGCGGCTCCGGTCTCACCCATCCGCGCCCTGCCCGAAGGCGGCCCGCCCCGCCCCCATCCCACGGCCCACCCCGACGGACACCATCACCGACCGGACGGCGCACCATCCACGGACGGTCGCGATGATGGTCTGTAG
- a CDS encoding SDR family oxidoreductase, translated as MDLGLAGRGYVVTGGSRGLGRATAECLVADGASVLIVGRDPDSAAATAAELTEQGEGTAYSLAVDLADPTSGEQILHAAQAQLESVDGAVLSVGGPATGPIRDKTDEEWRAAFEQVHLGPLRVARALLEAATRPQAITFVLSTSVRTPLPPFALSNGLRPGLAMAAKMMADEYGELGHRVNGVLPGRIDTDRVRQADAASDDPELTRRQYAEQVPLRRYGQPEEFGAVAAFVTSPVASYVTGSMVTVDGGATRTI; from the coding sequence ATGGACCTGGGACTGGCGGGACGTGGCTATGTCGTGACCGGAGGCTCTCGCGGGCTGGGCCGGGCCACTGCAGAGTGTCTGGTGGCCGACGGGGCGTCAGTGTTGATCGTGGGACGCGACCCTGACTCGGCGGCCGCGACGGCAGCCGAGCTGACCGAGCAGGGCGAGGGCACGGCATACTCCCTCGCCGTTGACCTGGCCGACCCCACCTCTGGCGAGCAGATCCTGCACGCGGCCCAGGCGCAGCTGGAGTCTGTGGATGGCGCCGTGCTCAGCGTGGGTGGCCCGGCGACCGGACCCATCCGGGACAAGACCGACGAGGAGTGGCGGGCGGCCTTCGAGCAGGTGCACCTGGGTCCCCTGCGCGTGGCGCGCGCCCTGCTCGAGGCGGCGACCCGCCCGCAGGCCATCACCTTCGTCCTGTCGACCTCGGTGCGCACTCCGCTGCCCCCGTTCGCGCTCTCCAACGGTCTGCGTCCCGGCTTGGCGATGGCCGCCAAGATGATGGCTGATGAATACGGCGAGCTGGGGCACCGGGTCAATGGTGTGCTGCCGGGTCGGATCGACACCGACCGGGTCCGGCAGGCCGACGCAGCCAGCGACGACCCGGAGCTGACCCGAAGGCAGTATGCCGAGCAGGTCCCGTTGCGCAGGTATGGCCAGCCCGAGGAGTTTGGCGCCGTCGCAGCCTTCGTCACCTCTCCTGTCGCCTCTTATGTGACGGGGTCCATGGTGACGGTCGACGGCGGCGCGACACGCACGATCTGA
- a CDS encoding SURF1 family protein, producing the protein MLRTLLTRRWLTALALALIFAVVAVLLGNWQFSRHQERVAARDLVESHYDAAPVPLEDVLRGDAPLASEREWTRVQTSGEYVGEQLFVRNRPREGTFGYEVVAPLQTAVGTLTVNRGWGPNAENAATLPDVPTTPEGPVEVTGWLRPGEVDLDRAAVEGQLASINLAAAGEQWQRPVLGAYLVLESEQHVGEPGRDIARPLPLEPPRTGLGAHFAYSLQWWLTSPVGLILVLVMARREWQDTEAGAGTARPAKAKKVRIWDEEDE; encoded by the coding sequence TTGCTGCGCACTCTCCTGACCCGCCGATGGCTGACCGCCCTCGCGCTGGCCCTGATCTTTGCGGTGGTCGCCGTGCTGCTGGGCAACTGGCAGTTCTCCCGGCACCAGGAGCGGGTGGCCGCCCGCGACCTGGTGGAGTCCCACTATGACGCCGCGCCCGTGCCGTTGGAGGACGTGCTGCGAGGCGACGCTCCGCTGGCTTCGGAGCGCGAGTGGACCCGGGTGCAGACGAGCGGTGAGTATGTCGGGGAGCAGCTCTTCGTGCGCAACCGCCCGCGTGAGGGGACCTTTGGTTATGAGGTCGTGGCCCCCCTGCAGACCGCCGTCGGCACGCTGACCGTCAACCGGGGGTGGGGCCCGAACGCTGAGAACGCCGCCACGCTGCCCGACGTGCCCACGACGCCAGAAGGTCCGGTGGAGGTCACCGGGTGGCTCCGGCCCGGTGAGGTGGACCTGGACCGTGCCGCTGTCGAGGGGCAGCTCGCGTCGATCAACCTGGCGGCGGCCGGTGAGCAGTGGCAGCGACCGGTGCTGGGTGCCTATCTGGTCCTGGAGTCGGAGCAGCACGTCGGGGAGCCGGGCAGAGACATCGCGCGACCGCTGCCCCTGGAGCCGCCGCGGACCGGTCTAGGAGCGCACTTCGCCTACTCCCTCCAGTGGTGGCTGACCTCACCCGTCGGGTTGATCCTGGTGCTGGTGATGGCCCGTCGGGAGTGGCAGGACACGGAGGCCGGGGCCGGGACGGCTCGTCCGGCGAAGGCCAAGAAGGTGCGCATCTGGGACGAGGAGGACGAGTAG